GCTTGGTGTCGGATGAACCCCTGCTGGAATCTATCCTATTTCTACAGGAGCTGCTGCGCCAGGGCAAGACACCACGACAGATGAATCCGGCCAACTTTCCGACCGGAATCATCGGCAAGAATGTGCAGCGGTATTTGTATACCAGGGCGGAAGAACAAAAAAAGAAAACCCTGGAGGTTGACCGCTATGAGTTCCTGGTATACCGCGAGCTACGGAAGGCGCTTGAAGCCTGTGACGTATTTGTTCGGGATAGCAACGAATTCCGCAGCTTTGATGACGACCTGATCAACGCCGAGCGCTGGAATAAGGATAAAGACGCGATATTGCAAGAAATCGGCGCACCGATTCTGTTGACACCGATTCAGGATACGTTAGCCGCGCTCAAGCAGGAATTGGAAGCCAAGTACAAGTCCGTGAACCAGCATATTGAAAGCGGCGACAATAAACATATCAAAATCACCGGTAGCGGGGACAAACTTCGCTGGGCGTTGGTTTATCCCTCCGAAGAAGAATTAACCAACAGCCCTTTCTATGCTCAATTGCCGAGTATCGGCGTGGCCGACCTGCTTTGGTTCGTCGCTGAAAGAACAGGATACTTGAAGTCATTTGCCCACGTTTTGGAGCGCTACGTCAAACAAGATACTGATCCCAAGCTCATTCTGGCGTGTATCGTTGCTATGGGCACTAATATGGGTTTATGGAAAATGGCGGAAGTCTCGGGGCTTAGTTATTCTGCGTTGCTGACGACGGCTCGCAATTTTCTGCGAGCGGAAACGCTACATGCGGCGAATGACGCCATTTCCAACGCTACGGCGGCGTTGCCTGTTTTCCAAGCGTACGACATCCACCAACAGAAGCATTCTAGCAGTGATGGCCAGCATATAGTCACGCAGATCGACACGGTCAATGCCCGACACTCCAGCAAGTTTTTTGCGCTAAAGAAAGGCGTAAACGCCATTACCTTGGCCATGAATCATGTCCCGATTAATGCCAAGATTATCGGTGCGCACGAACACGAATCACATTTCGTGTTCGACATCCTGTACAACAATACCACGGAGATCAAGCCGGAAAGGCATTCGACGGACACACATGGCACCAATCAAGTGAATTTCTTTATCTTGCGCGTCTTCGGCTACCAATTTTCGCCACGTTATCGCGACCTGCATAAAAAGATCGATAGCCTGGTTGGATTCCAGCACCCAAGCCGTTATGGCGATATCCTGTTTAAACCATCGCGTAAAGTCTTTGATACCTTAATCTGCAAGGAGTGGCCGAATATCCAGCGCATTCTGGCTTCGCTGGCACAAAAGGACGTGACTCAAGCAACCATCGTGCGTAAGCTCGCCAGTTATAAGCGGCAAAACCAGACCAAGAAGGCCCTATGGGAATTGGACAATATTTATCGGTCACTTCATATTCTTGATTTCATCGATGACCCAATACTCAGGCAGCGCATTCAGAAGGCGCTTAATCGCGGCGAGGCGTATCATCGTATGCGACGAGCGATTTCCTATGTCAATGGCGGTAAATTCCGGGTAAAAACCGAAGCGGAGCAACAAATCTGGAACGATTGTTCCCGGCTGATTGCCAACGCCATCATCCACTACAACACGCTAATCTTGTCACGGGTGTATGAGCAAAAACTGGCTGCCGGCGACCAGGATGCTATCGAGATCATCAAAGGCACGTCGCCCGTCGCCTGGCAAAATGTGAATCTGATCGGTAAGTTTGAATTTACGGAAGAAAATGCCAAGGTTGACATCGAGGCGTTGGCCGCACGATATAACGACCCTGATTTTTGGCGAAAGTCTGTTGAGGGTTATAGCGATGCTTAATATTAGGTGTTGCTAATTTTTACCTTTTCGAGGGGATGGGCAAAAATAGCCTTCTTGCGCACGAGTTCTCGCAATGCCCGCTCCCGCTGTTCGCCTTTCGGTATTTGCACTTTCTTGTCGGTGGCCAGATCGTAAAATAAGGCGGCAATCAACGTGCTCAATTTGACGCTGTGCTTTTCGACACTCAGCGATTTCGAGACGGTGATTTTGTTTTCGTCCTTCAACTGCTGTTGTAAGCGTCGCATGGTGACGGTCTTGCCGCTGCCCACCACGCCGCAGACCGCGATGAGCTTGCCTTCCTGGATGGCCCCCTTGATGTCCTTGAGCAACTGTTTATGCTGTTCTGTCTCGAAATAGCCGGTTTGGCTGAGCGGCTGTGTCAGCCCAAAATATTGCATCACTTCAACCCGCATGTCCTTCTCCTGCTTGTTGTTCACGAAAGTAGCTATGCACACGCGACAACACTACGCTACGCGTCAGGGTTTCGGCCAGAATCTGATCGATCGCCGCTCGCTCGGATGGCGAAAGCTTGGCTAGTGGCATAGCCAGATCGTCTGCAATAGCCAGCTTGGCGGCGATTGCATTGGGAAACTGGTATTCCTGCACTGGGGGCTCGAAAGGTTGTTTCGGCAGTTCTACCGTCGTCGCTGTCGGCTTCAAACGGATGTCGTCGCCGGACAGCGCCGATATCGGTAACGCCAGCTGATCGGCCAAGGCGCGAATACGCTCGGCGCGCGCTGCGGTTTTACCCCGCTTGAAGGCGCGGTACCGATGGAGCGGGATGGGGCCGGATACCGGATAGTAAGGCCCGAACTTTTCGCCTTCGAACTCGACAACCATTTCGTCGTCGAACAGCCCCCACAATAAGATGACGGTCTCGCCCGCCATATCGGGCTCCACTTCATACGTCGTGCCGGATATATTGATCCGGGCATCGACACCGACTTTGCGGGTTTCGGGTTCCCGCGCGAAACGACAGAATTGCTCCCAGCTGCACATTTCACGTAGACCTTCCGCCGGCAAATGTGTCAGCCAGTCCGTCAAGCGGGAATGTTTCTCGGTGCGGTGATTCTGATCGTTGTAACGAAGCAGATAGCGCAGTAACCATTCATTGGCTTGTTTTTCGGTCTCCGGCTTATGAAAATGGTACAGGGTTTCGTGAGCTTCTTTGACGGTTCTGAAGGGCCGCTCGACTTTGCCCTTTGATCGGGCGGTGGTACGCGTTCCGTCCTTGCCGGCGGGCAGATGGGTTTGCCATTCGACGCCCAGGGCCAGCATCACATTCTGGAACACCAGACTCTTGGCGACCGGGCCGTTATCCAGGTAAATCATCTTAGGGCGTCCTTGAAAGGGAAAGCCGGCATCGGCTTTAGCAGCCATGGCATTGAACAGAAAACGCAAGGCCGATTCGGCATCTTCACCATATACACAGCGGTATTCCTGATAACAAACGCCGCTACGATCATCGACCACGCTGAACAGCATCAAGGTGGGTTGGCCTTTGGCCGGATCTATCCATTCCGGCTTATCGATATGCTTGAGGTCGGAAGGCGACAGATCGAATTGCCAGCAGTCATTGCTAAATTCGGCCTGGAAACGCACGGCGGGCGGTTCGCGCAACAAGCGCGGATGATCCAGATGATAAGTCGACAGATAGCGGTTGATCGTGGCTCGCTTCAATAAGCCTTTTGGCGTTTTGACCAGCCCTTGGGCGGTTTCCACGCCATGGTCTTCCAAGAGCCGAATGGCTTGCTGGGTGGATAGATGCCGGCCTTGTTTGTTGGTGGTCCGCAGTTTCAGCGCCGCAATCAGTTCGCAGTAACGCTCCAAGTCGGCCGCCGGCAGCAAGCGGGATTTGCCGTAATCGGCGCGATGCGCGGCGTGAGGTTTGCGGAAGTCGTTTAATGCCCGGTAGACGGTCGTGGTCGAAATGCCATACAAATCGGCGACCGCCGCGATTTGGGTAGCGCGTTCCGGACTTTTGGGCGGCAAGCGGTCAAGCCGCTGCCGTAATTGCAGCAGGGAATCGACCGGAATAACCTTACGTTTCCTGTCCACCGCTCGCCAGTGCGCGATACACCGTCGCGCGGCCGATGCCCAGCCGCCGCGCGATCTCGGTCGCCCCCAGTTTTTCATCGTGGCGAAGGCGCTTGATTTCGGCGGTATCAATCGAGGGCTTACGGCCTCGATAAACACCGCGTGATTTTGCGGCGGCAATGCCTTCAATCTGCCGCTCGCGGCGCAGGTTGGTTTCAAATTCGGCGAATACGCCCAGCATGTCCAAAAACGCTTTCCCGGCCGCCGTGCGGGTATCGATCGGTTGCTCGGTGGCTTTCAAGGTGACGCCTTGCGCCTTCAGCGTAAAAACGATGTCTTGAAGGTCTTTGATGCTACGCGCGAGCCGGTCAATGCGCGTGACGACCAAGGTATCGCCGCACCGCAGGAAATCCAGTAAAACTTGAAGCTCTGTCCGTCCCGTTCGACTGGTGCCGGTGGCTTTCTCCGCCCGAATGACTTCGCAGCCGGCGGCGCGAAGCGCCAGTTCTTGTAAAGTGAAATCCTGATCGTTGCTGGAAACGCGAGCGTACCCGTAGAGCGCCATAAACCGGTAGTGTCTCATTAGCCTTATAGAGGCTAAGACAGTACCATATCAAAAATAACAAAACAACCCTATTGAGACAGATAAATTGTCTCATTGGATTGACGCATACGGGTATACTCAAAAGAAACGATATTTTTCGCGCCCACGAAAAGTTCTGAAACAAGGCAAGTGGTGTTTTTCAAGGTAGTTGACGCGAGGGACTTTGGAGGCCATTGTCAACCCGCGTCCAGAATCGACGCCGGCACAGCCACAGGGACTGTACCTGGACAAAGGTTATGACTACGACGAAATGCGTGAGCTGATGGAGGCATTCGGTTATACGGCGCCTACCCGTCCCCATGGTAAGATGCTGACCCGCTGGGAAAAACGGGCCGCGTCTTATCTGGCCATGCTCCACCTGGCCAGTGGCATAATCAGTTGATAAGCAAAAGGTCTATTGGGACAGTTAATCCATACCGGTGCTTAGTAAGATTACCACAAACTGTTCTTTAATTAGCTATGAGAAACTGGGTCAATGCGGAATCAAATCAGGCCTCTTTCGCGCTATCAATTTTTGTTAAAGCGGTTTTAACTTGCTGACGAAACCAATTATTAGGATGGTTGATAAACTGTTCGATGTCGCTTCTGGCCTCCACCGCTTTGAGTTTTCCGAGCCCTATCACAGCTGCCACTGCGATATCACTATCACTAAGACATTTCCTTAGAAAAGGAATCGCATTTTTACCCTGTATTCCTGCCTGGAACAGGCGGAAATTCTGTGCGGCGTCAAAGTCGAGGAAGCCTTTGAGGATCTGGGTTATCGCGGCGTTGAGATCCCCGCCGTCAGGCTTTACAAAGCCCGGCAAAAGCGCGGCCTGAACACGCGCCGATTGAAGCGAGCCTTGAAACGACGCAATGCCATCGAACCGATTATCGGCCACCTGAAAAACGACGGGCTTCTGCGCCGTAACCACCTCAAAGGCATGTTGGGCGATGCCATGCATGCCATTTTGTGCGGCGCCGGCCATAACATCCGCTTGATTCTCAGGCAGCTGAGAATTTTTTGGCCTGAATTTTGGCAAGCTCTCCATCGCTTCTGGGCGCTCTCACCGCGTGGGCTTGTTTTACTTCCAGCATGACGACCCTTGTTTTAAAGTTCAGGCTTTTTCAGGGCCAACTAAATACAATTAACGTTCCATTGCTATTCCATCCTTGATTCGTATAAGCCGATTAATATCGGTAAGAACCTTTCTGAAATAATTATCCCTGTAAGCCCCGCAACGGCTACAAAAAACATAGAAGCGACTAATTTTCTAATCAAAGAACCATTTCTGGTTTGAAGAACAAATGAAAAACTAAAAGCAATGCTTGCAAACGAAGCCAATATCGAAGCCTTACTTGCGAGCGCTGCCGAAATGCTTCCGTGCGACGCAAGATTGGCTGAAGCGGCCACGGAACTGGCGCTCGACACTAATCCGCCAATAATGCTAACGGTATAAAATCCAGTTTCTCCAAAAATGTTTTGGGATAGTGTTCCAAATATGTGAATGACTAGAAATACAAAACCGTATTTCAAGGCAGTCCATAAAGAAAACGGTAAACCCAGTGTTAATTGTATGGGCTCGTTTTCGACGATGACTCTACCACTACGATGGCTGATCAAAACCAAAACGGCGCTTGTAAAAAACATCAATACAAACGCCAGCCAACTATTTAATAAAACATTTGGTGCCAAGATGAGCAAGAGCATCGCATTACGCGCTAACATCGCCGTTGTTGCCAATAATATGCTTCTATAAGCATAGTCGACCAACCTATCGTTATATTTAATGCGGCTGGTAAGCTCAATGACAGTAAAATTACTATTTACTAATCCTCCTAAAAAACCAGAAATTTCCGTGCCTCGCGCACCATAAATCTTTAAAAGAACATAGTTTGTAAAACCTATGCTTGAAATTAATATAACTGTAACCCATGTCGCTCTTGGATCGATCAATTTCCAGGGACCAATTGAACCGGGTGGCAATGCTGGATAAATTACGATAGCCAGAATCGCCAAAAGTAGTGCGGAACGCAGTTCGCTTTCCGTTAATCCGACCGAAAAACCGCTTAGAGGTTCTTTCAAAGCCAAAAGTGCGGTGACTATAACCATAACTGCCGCAGGAGAAATGGTATGCCCTTGCCCGCATAGAATACCAGCGAAACAGGTGATCAACATGGCGGCCGAAGTTGTTAACTCGATAGTTTGTTTAGTATGTAACAATTGGATGTTTAGAGTATAAGTCAGTAGCCCGACCAGAAAAAGGCTCAATAAGGCAAAGTTTTCCCCCATTGCGCCGCCTATTCCTCCGAGTAGCGCAATAAGTCCGAATGTTCTTAGACCGGCTTCTTTATCGCGCCTTTCTCGTTCAAGCCCGATTAGCAAACCCAACACCAGACTCAGCGACAAACGAATTAAAGTTTCACCGTAAGGCCAAATAATGGTAGGCAATAAAACTGATTGATCCTGCATTTTATTTTAAATAAATAAACATTTATCGTTGCCGTTACATTCGGTAAATAAAATATGTTTATCTTGCGACGCGCAAGTTTAACGATCCAGAATACACTGCCGAACGCCTCGGGAAAATAAAGTTGTTAATGGCGATGTAAAAAGTTAACAATAATTACGCGATCGTTTTTAACGATTAACTCTTGAACCGAGCTTTCAAAACCAGTTTAACTTTCCTTCAATAGATTATGCGTATCCTGCTTGCCGAAGACGATACGTCTTTAGGCGCCACCTTGCAATCCTGGCTGCAACTCGACGGCTATGCGGTCGATTGGGTTAAACGCGGCGACCATGCCGAGACGGCATTGCGCGCACAATCTTACCAATGCCTATTACTCGATCGTGGCTTGCCAGCATTGAGCGGCGACCGCTTACTATCCGCTTTGCGGGCCAGCGGCAACGACATGCCGGTATTGTTAATTACCGCCCGCGACGCCTTGTCGGACCGCATTGCGGGTCTCGATCTCGGTGCCGACGATTATCTGGTGAAACCTTTCGATTTGGAAGAATTATCGGCGCGCATTCGCGCTGCTATTCGGCGCGGCTCCGGGCAGGCTGCCGGCGTGCTGCGCCACGGCGGCATCACGCTTGACCCGGCCGGCAAGCATGTTACCCAAAACGGGGCAACCGTCGCGTTAACCGCACGAGAATTCGCCATCCTTCATGCCTTAATGCTGCACGGCGGCCGGCCGGTCGGTCGCGATAGGCTCGAAGATGCTCTATATGGCTGGGGCGAGGAAGTGGAAAGTAATACAGTCGAAGTACACATTTACCACCTGCGCAAAAAGCTCGGGCACGGCCTGATTCGCACGATGCGCGGCTTGGGTTATGTGCTGGAATCGCCATGACGGGTTGGTTTCTGCAATGGCTGCGCGGCAAGGCCGGCCGCGTTTCCCATCCGCCCTATTCGCTAAGAAGGCGATTGTTGGTTTCGGTGCTGGGGGCCAGCGCGCTGTTATGGTCGGTCAGTTTGGCGATCATGGTCAATATTGCCTGGGACGAAACCAACGATGTGTTCGACGACGGCCTGGAGGACGCCGCTCAATTGATTCGCGCGGCTGGCGCCGATGTGTCCGGGCCGGCAGTGGCGAATACCGGCCCGATAGACCGCGATCGCCGCCATGCCGGCATTTATTACCAACTCGTCGCCGACAACCGTGTATTGCGCCGTACCGGACCGACCCCCGATGAACCGTTCGTGACCGATTTCGATCGGCACAAAGGATTCCGAACAGCATGGGTCGGCATCGTGCCGTGGCGGGTATTCGTCTTGCGTGACGAAGATGGCGGCGCTGAAGTCCAGGTCGGCCAGCCGCTGCAAGCACGCACCGAAATTCTCGAAGAATTGGCGGACGATCTGATTTGGCCGGCCATGACGTTACTGGCATTACTCGGTGCGGTTATCTGGCTGGCGATCAGCCGGTTGATCGGACCGATCGAACAAACGGCGCTGACCATCGCCGGCAAAACCCCGGAAGATTTGACGCCGGTGGCGGTTATTGAGCAACCGGTAGAATTGCAACCGATCGTCAATGCGCTCAATACCGTGTTAGGCCGTTTGGACCATGCGCTGCAAGCCGAACGCCGCTTCACCGCGGACGCCGCGCACGAATTGCGCACACCGTTGTCCGCGCTGCGGATGAAGATCCAGTTGCTGGAACGGCAGCATCCCGAGCATCGGCCGTCGTTACGCCAGCTCTACCACGACACCGACCGCTGCACCGCGCTGATCGAAAATCTGCTGACCCTGGCCCGTTTCGATGCCGCCCAGGCGGCGACAGTGCCGCGCGAATCCGTGGCGTTGCCGGATTTGCTCGACGAACTGCGCCGCTATCATCTACCTCAAGCCGAAACCGGACAGATCGAGTTGGCCGTGGAGTGTAGTGTGGCGACATTGGTCGGTAATGCGGATTTGTTGCGTATCGCGCTGCGCAATTTGCTCGACAACGCGCTGCGTTACTGCCCGCCGGGCTGCCGGGTGCGTATCGAGGCGCGGTCCATTGCCGCCGGGATACGCCTGACGGTACGCGACGACGGTCCGGGGGTCGAAGCATCCCAGCGCAGCCAGCTGGCCGGACGTTTTTTTCGAGTGCTCGGCAGCGACCGGAGCGGAAGCGGCCTGGGGCTGTCCATCGTTGAGCGCATTGCCGCGCTGCACGGCGCCACGCTGTATTTCGAGACCGGCCTCAATCAACGCGGCTTGAGCGCGGTGCTGGACTTTCCCAGCCCCGGGCAGGAAAGAAACGCCGTTTAGCTTCATATTCGCTTCATCGCCGCGTGGTCAAATGGTTGCCACGATCCCGGTGCCTGCCGACGCGGGTACGGGACGTGCCTTTCATTTATCGATTATTTGGAGAAGCCGCCATGAAACGCTTATCGACCTTGATTATTCTCGTTTTCGTTGCCCACACCGCACAGGCGGAATACGCCGGCCCAAGCAACGTGCCGGCCATGACCGTCAAGCAATTGCTGGATACCGGCACTGACGACCAATACGCGACCTTACACGGCCGATTGGTATCGCACGACGGCGGTAAACATTACACCTTCGCGGACGACAGCGGTAAATTGCGCGTGGAAATCGAGCCGCAACTGTTGCCGGCCGGCCAAACCATTGACGCCAAAACCCGAGTAGAAATCAGCGGCGAGTTCGACAAAGACTTCGGCGAGGCGGAAGAATTGGAGGTCAAACAGATCAAAGTGTTGCCTTGATTTACCCAGGGGACGGCCGGTTTCGCTCCGTCTTCATTAATGAACTTTGCAAAACAATACGGATGCCAACAATGTCCGCAATCGTCAGCAAAGCGCTAAACAATCTTCGTTCCCACAGATTGTCGGCCAGATCAGCCTGGCTCGTCCTGCTGGCGGGATGTCTGTTGGGAACGACGGCGCAAGCCGGTTCCGTGGAAAACATGGCGGGTAACTGGAGTTCGCTTACTCTCTCGGGCAGTCTCCGCGCTATCTCGCCCAAGTTTCATCAATTCCGCTGGATCCTGATCAATCAGACTCGCCTGCGGGACGACAACCCCGCTGCCTGGCGCCTCAACGAAGACCAGTTCTACGCGCAAATGGGCTTTACCGTTAATTCATACGCCAGCGTCTGGCTGGGCTACGTCCACGATTGGCATCATTCTCTCGGCAAAACAGCCTACCACGAAAGCCGGACCTACCAGGACCTGCTGTTCGACGTTCCGATTACGCCTTTCAAGGCCAAAATCCGCACCCGACTGGAACAGCGGGTCAACCAAACCACGGGCAACATGGGTATCCGCCTGCGACAAATGGCCACGCTCCAGTTTCCCCTGGTCTTCATCGATCCAAAACTGTCTTTGTACGCGAGCGACGAGGTGCTTTGCCACCTGAACGCCAATAGCTTCGGGGCTACCGGGTTCAGTGAAAACCGCGCAATGGCGGGATTTAGCTTCCAATTCAATCGCCGGCTCGGCGTGGACCTTGGGTATCTCGGGCAAACCATTCAGGAAGCCGGCGGCGACATAGTCCTCACGCATAATGTGAACGCCAACCTGAGTTACCGGTTTTAATGCCATAACATTCAAATGGCCACAATAACCGGCTTGTCATGAAAGGCTACCGATTTTCGGGCCCTTGTACTTTGGCCGTTGCGATCGTTTTGGCTTCCGGATGCGCTAGTCAAGCACCCAAATCGACCGGTGAAGCACCGGTCGCCAACGCTGTGGAACGCAAATGCGGTCCTGCATCAGTGTTTAAAGAACTAAATTCCAGTTCGGAACGGTACGATGAAGAAAATACGGCGCTACTCATTTCGGAACTCTCTGCGTTATCTCCCGCAATGTTGGATATCGCCAATATCATAGGCGTTACAAAGTCATTTGAAGGACTTCATTTGCGAGATGTAAGGAATCCGCAACCTGAATCAGACAAGCGCATACAACAGTTGCAAGTTAGAGAACAGCTAACCATTCGGATATTGCAGGCCTTGCTAGCCGTAAAGAGCGCTGCAGCGGAAGCCGACTGCGAAGAAGAACGAGCTGCAGATGTCGCTGATCGTCTTCAAGACAGTCAGGAGTTTCAGTCGACGCAGTTCACCGTACTTTCCCTTCTCGGCAGCGGTTTGGGCGGAGCATTATCCGGCGGACTGTCTCTCGGCGCACAAGCCACTTGGTCGGCAATCGCAGGCATTATCGCCGGTATTACCGAAGCAACATTCGGCACTATGGCGCTATCGAATTCGTTAACCCTTGAGTTCAACCACGAACGCAATATATTGAAGGAAATTTGGGATGGCCCCAAGCAATCAAAATTATTTCCACGGTCAGTGTGGCGGTTCTTGAATCGGCCGTTGCCGGACGATGTTTCCCATCGATCACTACGGGAGACATTGATTGCTCGTTGGCAGCGCGATGGGCGCCTCGGAGAGGCTAATTCAATAGCGGAGCAACACCGTATCGAACTGTTTTTCGGTGCCGGCGGTTTGTACACCGCAAACGAGCTACGGGACCGCGCCGCGATGTTAGACATGGTGGAATCAGATGTAAATCTAATGAGTCATGATCTGGAACATTTTCTGGATGAACTTTTATCTCATTCAGTTCTATAGCCTTGCGTTGACTGGAATTTGGTTTCTATCAAATTCGTAGGATGATCAAGATGCTAAAATTCTACAATAACAGGGATTTGGAGACAGCGTGCGTAGCTGAAGCGGATCTGCGAGGTCAACTTTTGGCGGCGGGTTTGCCGATTTAAAGCTTGGTTTCATTTGCAGTTAGAGTGAGCTGGAGAATAGCAATTGCGAGCCCGAAGGGATAAATGCAAGCTCAGTTGCAATTAATTCGAGCTTAGCGGAGTTTTCAGTTGCAGTTAATTCGAGCCGAAATCGGCGTTAAATGCGAGCCCGACCAATTTCAAACGCGAGCCGATACAATTAGCGGGTATCGATTCGCCAAGCTGCGCTTACAGTGCGATTACGCGCATGGAGTTGCTGAGTTTTCCTGATTTGACGGATGTGGAAGCGACGTTTATCAGGCAATTATTGGAACCGATGACCTATCTCGCTGTTAGTCAGATTATTGAGGAACGCACCATCGAATTTAGGCATTTGCATCGCGTCAAATTGCCTGACGCCATTATTGCTGCAACCGCGCAAACACACGATCTCCAGTTGTTGACACTGGACAAAAAACTAGCCGCCAAACTGTAAAGTCACTTTTATGAACGCCGAATCCATCGTTTCCAAAGTCTGGAGTTTTTGTACCACCCTGCGCGACGACGGCGTGGGTTATGGCGATTATCTGGAACAGCTGACTTATCTGATCTTTTTGAAGATGGCCGACGAATACAGCCGGCCACCGCATAACCGCAATGTCGGCATCCCCGCCGAATACAACTGGCAAAGCCTTAAGACTAAAAAAGGCGCGGCGCTGGAAGGCCATTATGTGGTGCTGTTGCGCGAGCTGGGTAATAAGCCGGGTATATTGGGGCAAATTTTTACCAAGGCGCAAAACAAGATTCAGGATCCGGCTAAGTTGTCGCGCTTGATCGATATGGTCAACGACACCGATTGGGTGGTGATGGGCGCGGATACCAAAGGCACCATCTACGAGGGTTTGCTGGAGAAAAACGCCGAGGATACCAAGTCCGGCGCTGGGCAATACTTCACGCCACGGGCTTTGATCAAGGCAATGGTGGAGTGTGTGCGGCCTGAACCCAGCAAATCGATTGCCGACCCAGCCTGCGGGACCGGCGGTTTCTTTTTGGCGGCCTATGACTTTTTAAAAGCCAACTACCCGCTGGATAAAAAGCAGTTGGCATTCTTAAAACACGAAACCTTTTACGGCAACGAGATTGTCGCCAATACCCGCCGCATGTGCTTGATGAATATGTTTTTGCATAACATCGGCGAAATCGATGGCAACAACGCCATTTCATCCAACGACGCCTTGGTGGCGCCACCGGCAGAAACCGTCGATTACGTGCTGGCTAATCCGCCGTTTGGAAAGAAAAGCAGCATGACCTTTACCAACGAGGAAGGCGAGCAGGAAAAGGACGAGCTGACTTATAACCGCCAGGATTTTTGGGCAACCACATCCAACAAGCAGCTTAATTTTGTGCAGCACATTCGCAGCCTGCTGAAAATCAGTGG
This window of the Methylomonas koyamae genome carries:
- a CDS encoding Tn3 family transposase produces the protein MNVNSRRLSILTKSEIDDLYGLPRFSDDDRSLFFDLSAVEQKAVDAVYARSSAVHLILQIGYFKAKQQFFVYERESVLDDLHYILQRYFPDQALDKIKTLSKPTRLEQQQIILQLFDYHLCDGEAKAALELKAQRVAMLSTQPIYILRETLQYLTNQRLIAPGYTYLQDMVSRVVTGERRRITGLLEKAMTPDVDKQLEALLESEEGMYRISLLKHEPKDFSYRELRQEVDRRKFFQPLYEFGQSFLGTAGLSNESIKYYASLVPFYSVYKLRRMAEPTTRLYLLCFAFHRFRQINDNLIEALICLIGQYEKQAKLAADEAMQQAIDEAGANLQAAGQVLELFIDDSIPDETPFAAIKEKAFELLNIESFPVVSDFMRNIAFDKTAFEWSYYGTLRHKFKLNLRHLFCNLDFVCLVSDEPLLESILFLQELLRQGKTPRQMNPANFPTGIIGKNVQRYLYTRAEEQKKKTLEVDRYEFLVYRELRKALEACDVFVRDSNEFRSFDDDLINAERWNKDKDAILQEIGAPILLTPIQDTLAALKQELEAKYKSVNQHIESGDNKHIKITGSGDKLRWALVYPSEEELTNSPFYAQLPSIGVADLLWFVAERTGYLKSFAHVLERYVKQDTDPKLILACIVAMGTNMGLWKMAEVSGLSYSALLTTARNFLRAETLHAANDAISNATAALPVFQAYDIHQQKHSSSDGQHIVTQIDTVNARHSSKFFALKKGVNAITLAMNHVPINAKIIGAHEHESHFVFDILYNNTTEIKPERHSTDTHGTNQVNFFILRVFGYQFSPRYRDLHKKIDSLVGFQHPSRYGDILFKPSRKVFDTLICKEWPNIQRILASLAQKDVTQATIVRKLASYKRQNQTKKALWELDNIYRSLHILDFIDDPILRQRIQKALNRGEAYHRMRRAISYVNGGKFRVKTEAEQQIWNDCSRLIANAIIHYNTLILSRVYEQKLAAGDQDAIEIIKGTSPVAWQNVNLIGKFEFTEENAKVDIEALAARYNDPDFWRKSVEGYSDA
- a CDS encoding IS481 family transposase — translated: MPVDSLLQLRQRLDRLPPKSPERATQIAAVADLYGISTTTVYRALNDFRKPHAAHRADYGKSRLLPAADLERYCELIAALKLRTTNKQGRHLSTQQAIRLLEDHGVETAQGLVKTPKGLLKRATINRYLSTYHLDHPRLLREPPAVRFQAEFSNDCWQFDLSPSDLKHIDKPEWIDPAKGQPTLMLFSVVDDRSGVCYQEYRCVYGEDAESALRFLFNAMAAKADAGFPFQGRPKMIYLDNGPVAKSLVFQNVMLALGVEWQTHLPAGKDGTRTTARSKGKVERPFRTVKEAHETLYHFHKPETEKQANEWLLRYLLRYNDQNHRTEKHSRLTDWLTHLPAEGLREMCSWEQFCRFAREPETRKVGVDARINISGTTYEVEPDMAGETVILLWGLFDDEMVVEFEGEKFGPYYPVSGPIPLHRYRAFKRGKTAARAERIRALADQLALPISALSGDDIRLKPTATTVELPKQPFEPPVQEYQFPNAIAAKLAIADDLAMPLAKLSPSERAAIDQILAETLTRSVVLSRVHSYFREQQAGEGHAG
- a CDS encoding recombinase family protein, yielding MALYGYARVSSNDQDFTLQELALRAAGCEVIRAEKATGTSRTGRTELQVLLDFLRCGDTLVVTRIDRLARSIKDLQDIVFTLKAQGVTLKATEQPIDTRTAAGKAFLDMLGVFAEFETNLRRERQIEGIAAAKSRGVYRGRKPSIDTAEIKRLRHDEKLGATEIARRLGIGRATVYRALASGGQET
- a CDS encoding HEAT repeat domain-containing protein, translating into MPKFRPKNSQLPENQADVMAGAAQNGMHGIAQHAFEVVTAQKPVVFQVADNRFDGIASFQGSLQSARVQAALLPGFVKPDGGDLNAAITQILKGFLDFDAAQNFRLFQAGIQGKNAIPFLRKCLSDSDIAVAAVIGLGKLKAVEARSDIEQFINHPNNWFRQQVKTALTKIDSAKEA
- a CDS encoding MgtC/SapB family protein, whose product is MQDQSVLLPTIIWPYGETLIRLSLSLVLGLLIGLERERRDKEAGLRTFGLIALLGGIGGAMGENFALLSLFLVGLLTYTLNIQLLHTKQTIELTTSAAMLITCFAGILCGQGHTISPAAVMVIVTALLALKEPLSGFSVGLTESELRSALLLAILAIVIYPALPPGSIGPWKLIDPRATWVTVILISSIGFTNYVLLKIYGARGTEISGFLGGLVNSNFTVIELTSRIKYNDRLVDYAYRSILLATTAMLARNAMLLLILAPNVLLNSWLAFVLMFFTSAVLVLISHRSGRVIVENEPIQLTLGLPFSLWTALKYGFVFLVIHIFGTLSQNIFGETGFYTVSIIGGLVSSASSVAASANLASHGSISAALASKASILASFASIAFSFSFVLQTRNGSLIRKLVASMFFVAVAGLTGIIISERFLPILIGLYESRME
- a CDS encoding response regulator, translated to MRILLAEDDTSLGATLQSWLQLDGYAVDWVKRGDHAETALRAQSYQCLLLDRGLPALSGDRLLSALRASGNDMPVLLITARDALSDRIAGLDLGADDYLVKPFDLEELSARIRAAIRRGSGQAAGVLRHGGITLDPAGKHVTQNGATVALTAREFAILHALMLHGGRPVGRDRLEDALYGWGEEVESNTVEVHIYHLRKKLGHGLIRTMRGLGYVLESP